The segment CTTCGTCAGTCGCCGCTTCGTCGCTGGTCGCTTCGTCGGACGGCGATCCTTCGGCGTCCGCGTCTGCGCCCTCGCCTCGCTCGTCGACCGTCTCGGCTGGGGTCGAGTCGGGGGTCGCTTCCTCCGCCTCCGCGTCGTCCGCAACGCTGCTCCCGCCAGCCGCTCCGGCCACTGCCCCCGAACCGGTCGCTGCGTTCGCTCCGCCAGTCGCGTCCGCACCTGCCGTCGCCCCATCGACTCGGCCACCACCCCTGGGTGCCGCGGCCCCCACCCCAGCCGTCGCCCCCGTGGCGTCCGCCCCCACGCGACCACGACGGATCGACGCATCGGCGGCGTCAGCCGTCCCGTTCGACGGCCGACTCCCGGCTGGCGGCGACCCCGGCGCGCCGACGCCGGCGTCCGCCCCGGCCTGCCCCTCTGGCGCCGAGGCGGCCGACCCGCCACCCATTCGGTCGTAGATGCGCGTCAACGTCCCGTTGATCATCGCCAGGTCCGAGTCGACGTCGTCCTCGAGGTAGTCGATCTTCTCGGCGACGTCCCTGAGCGCGAGCGCGATGTCCCAGAGGACGACGACCATGAGGAACAACAACATCAGGAGTATCGTCCCGGCGATACCCGCCAGGAACTGCGCACTCAACTCGACCTGCAGCGGCGTCGCAGCCGCGATGCCGGCCAGGAGCGGATCGGCGACGCCGGCCAGGAGCGGATCGGCGACGCCGGCCAAAAGCGAATCGGTGACGTCCGTCGGGAGCTGATCGGCGACCTCGGAGGTCATGATACTGGCCGTAGCACGCTCGTCGGTAAAGAGGCTCGTCCGATATCGAGACTCGATACGCGCGACCCTCGTCATCGCGGGAGTAGGGGAGTGCACGCACGGGAGAGACTGTACCGTACTGGAGCGCACGCACGCCCCGCGGCCGGTCGACCTTACAGTTCTATCCAGCCGGTGTCCGCGCCGCGATCCCGGAGGTCCCAGCGCTGCTGGAGGCCATCGTCGCCGTCCCGGACCTCGACGATCGCGTCGAATAGCGGTTCGAGCAAGTGAACGTAGTCGCTGTCCCGCCCCAGCGGGAGGTGGAAGTGACCCATCCCGTCGACCTCGCGGACGCGAGAGGTCACCATGTGCAGGAGACGGAACACGTTCTCGGACTTGTGGTCGCGGAGGAGCGGCGTCACCGAGTCGAAGCACAGGCGGAGTTCCGCGGGCGCCAGGTCGAACTCGTCGTCGTACGCGGCGACCGCGTCGATGGTCTCCGCGCCGAGAGAGGCGAGCAGTTGGTTGCCGACGACAGTCCGCTCGATCGACGACGGCACGGCGTCGTGCATGCCGTCGTCGTCGCCGTCCGCCGTCTCCTGTGCGACGATACACGCCGAATCGTCCGGGCCTGGCGCGGTCGCCGTGAACCCACACGCTTCGTTCTCGGCGGTGTAGACGTAGACGCGACGGCGTAGCTCCTCGCCGTCGCCGAGCAGTCGCTCGCACGCCGCCTGATGCGCCGAACCGCTCGTCCGCCCGACGAGCAAGATGTTGCTGCCCTCCTGTTTCAGGCTGGACAGCGTCTGCGCGAACGCAGTACTGTCTGGCACGCCCCCGCCGTGGTCGGTCCGCATTCTTGCGGAACTAGGTACACAGTATATAATAAACATTGTGGCATTCGGGTTGGCTCAATAATCCAGCGGCCGCCGCACCCACCAGAATCTTCGACGCGCCGACGCGAAGGCGCCGATGGCGACTCGCTGGGTGCCGGGACGTAGGCGGCGATGGCGACTCGCTGGGTGGCCCGCGAACCGGGCCAGACTTTTGTCCGTCAGGCGAGAAGCGTGGCGCATGACCGACCGCAGGGACGACGACTTCGCGGACGCCGCCGAGGACCTGACGCGGGCGCTGGAGGACCTCCGCGACGAACTCAAGCGGGAGGCGCCCCGCGGGCCGATGGGCATCCCCCGGCCGCCGTCGCCCGGCGAGGTGCTCCGGTTCGCCGACGAGGTGGCCATCCCCGGCACCATCGCCATCCTCGAGGTCAACATCAAGCTCCTGGAGACCGTCCAGCGAGCGATCCGCCTCGTCGGCACCGGGAACCGGGCGCGAGAGCGTGCTGGCGAGGCACGGGAGCGCGCCAGCGGGTCCGCGGATCGGCTCGCGGACGTCAGCGACCGGACGCTCGAGCGACTCGAGGGATCGCTCGCGGACCTCCAGACCGCGCTCGAGTCGGGGTCGCTCCCCGACGACGGCGCCGCGGGCGACCTCCTCGACCAGGCGCGGACGCTCCGCGACGACGTCCAGGGGCGGCTCGCTGAGGCACGCGAACGAGACCACACGCTCGACGACTTCGAGGACCGCGCCGCGCGCGCCGACGACCAGCGGCGAGCGGACGCCGCGAGTTCGACGCCCGTCGAGGACGAGGACGCCGTCGACGACGCCACCGGAGGACGGACGGACGACGCTGGCGGCGTGCAAGTCGACGTGGACGCAGAACTGGAGACGCTCAAGGACCGCTACGGGAAGCGCGACGACGGCCAGCAGGCGGACGGTGCCGCTGCGGGCAGCGACGGCGACGGTGCGGACGGTGACGCGAGCGATCGGAGCGGCAACGGTGACGGTTCGTCTGGCGGCAACGGCGACGGCGCATCTGACGACGATCGGAGCGGCGACGGCGACGACGACCCGGGGCGTTCGAGCGACGGTGCGGACGCATGACGCGAGGCGTCGAGAACGACCCGGAAGGGACCGACGAGGAGTCGTGCGTGCATCCGTCGTTCGCGACGACGCGCGGCGTGCCCGTTCCGGCGGTGACGGCCGACGAGATGCGCGAGGTCGACCGCGTCGCCGTCGAGGACGTCGGGCTGTCGCTCCCGTCGATGCTGGAGAACGCCGGTCGGAACCTCGCGAAGGCGAGCCGCGCGGTGGTCGGCGACCGCCCCCAGCGAGCGTTCGTCGCCGCTGGCGGTGGCGCCAATGGCGGCGGCGGCCTCGCCGCCGCCCGGCACCTCGAGAACCACGGCACTGACGTCACCGTCGCGCTCGACCGCGCTCACTCGGAGCTCGAGGCTGCGCCCGCGGCGCAGGCCGACGCGCTCGACGGGACCGACGCGACGCTCGTGGACGCGACCGACGACGTCGTCGACGCCGCCGTCGACGCCGTCCTCGACGCCGACGTCGCTATCGACGCTCTCGTCGGCTACGGCCTCGCCGACGCACTCGAGGGCCCCGCCGGCGACCTCGCGCAGGTCGTCGACCAAGGCGCGAAGCGAGCGCTCTCGCTCGACGTCCCCAGCGGGTTCGACGCGACCACCGGCGAGGCGCCGGGGCGTGCCGTCCACCCGAACGCCACGCTCGCACTCGCCCTCCCGAAGACCGGACTCGATTCGGTGCCGGGCGACCTCCTGCTGGGCGACGTCGGCATCCCAGTCGGGGTATACGAGCGCGCTGGCGTTCCCGCACCTGACCCGTCGGTGTTCGGCTCGCAGTACGTCGTCGCGCTGACCGCCGTCGAGGACTGAGAACGCACCGGGTCGTCGCCGAAGTCTGAAGAACGAGACCGGTCGATCGCTCAGTCGTCCACCGGCTGGAACCGATAGCCGTCCCAGGACTGGCTGTCGGGCTCTCGGATGCCCGCGCCCGGTTCGCGGAGCTCCTCGACGTACGTCGGCTCGACGACGTCGCCGGACTCCACGTCTTCACTCGTCAACTGTGCGAGCGTCCGCACCGGCCCCTCGACGGTCCCCGGAGTGAAGCCGCTCGATCCGTCGAGTGCCGCGTCGAGGTCGAACTCGACGATCGCGAGGTGGTTCGGTTCGCGGACGCCCGGCGGCGTCGCCATGCTCGTCGTCCACGTCACGACCGACGCGCGCGTCTCCGAGAGGTCGAGGGTCGTCGACTGCACCGCGCCGCACTCCGGGCACCGCTGGTGGCCGGGGAACGTCGCGTGCCCGTTCGTGCAGACGTACGCCGTCAGGTCGTCCCCGGACAGATGTCCTTCGCGGACCGGTGCTTCGCCGTCGTGGGCGCTCTCGAAGTCGTCGTCCCGTTCTCCGCCGTCGGTACGCACACGATCGCTGGACTGGTCGCCGTGGTATCGTGATTCTCGGTCGGTCATGCTGCTGCCTCCAGGATGGTGGTGATGACGCAGTTCCCGAACCCGCCGACGTTGCACGCCACCGCGACGTCCGCGTCGACCTGGCGCGGCCCCGCTTCGCCGACGATCTGCTCGTATATCTCGACGCCCTGCGCGACCCCGCTCGCCCCCAGCGGGTGGCCCTTCGACTTCAACCCGCCGGAGGTGTTCACGGGGAGGTCGCCGTCCATCTTCGTATCGCCCGCCTCGACGCGCTTCCAGGCCTCGCCGTGCGCTGCGAACCCGAGGCCCTCCATCTGGAGGAACTCGAGGATCGTGAACATGTCGTGGAGTTCCGCGACGTCGACGTCGCCGGGGTCCAGGTTCGCCATGTCGAACGCGCGCTCGCCGCTCTCGACGACCCCGCCCATCACGGTCGGGTCCTCGCGCTCGTGCACGACGTGCGTGTCCGTCGCCCCGGCGACGCCCGAGACGACCGCGTAGTCTTCGGGGCCGTCGACGTACGACTCGGCCTCGTCGACGGGGACGAACATCAGTGCCGCGGAGCCGTCCGTGATTGGACAGAAGTCGTAGAGTCGTAGCGGGTCGGCGACGATCGGCGACTCCATGACGGTCTCCAGCCCGACCTCCTTCCGGAACTGCGCGTGCGGGTTCCGCGTTCCGTTCTCGTGATTCTTCACCGCGACTTTTGCAAGGCTCTCCCGGGGTGCGTCGAACCGCTCCAGATAGTGTCGTGCGGTCAGGCCGGCGAAGCTCGGGAGCGTGACGCCGTGCTTGTACTCCACGGGGTGCGTGATCGACGCGATCACGTCCGTCGACTCGGCCGTCGTCTGGTGGGTCATCTTCTCGCCGCCGACGAGCAGCGTCGCGTCGCTCGCACCGCTCGCGATCGACTGCCAGGCGGCGTAGATGCCGGCGCCGCCGGAACTCGACGTCTGGTCGACGCGTTGGGTGTACGCACCCAGGCAGCCGAGGTCGTGCGCGAGCGAGTTCGGGACGCCCGTCATCCCCTCGAACTCGCCGCTCGCCATGTTCGAGACGTAGAGGTGGTCGAGCGTCGACGGTTCCACGCCCGCGTCCTCGAGGCAGGCGTCGCCCGCTTGGGCGAGTAACTCCCGTATCCACGCGTCGCGCTGCCCGAACTGGGTCATGGACGCGCCGATGATCGCAACATCTCGCATGCGTTGGAACTCGCCCGGACGTGCCTTATAAGTCCGTGTTGGTGCAGGGTCCCGTCCACTCGAAATGGGGGGATGACGGCGGTCTCCGGGGAAGTGGACGTCGCCCGCCTTCGTGCAGATGACTCGAAACGACCCCACCGGAGTTGCGAGTGAAACGTCGGTCCCGGCGCCGACGTGCAGTCGAAGGAAGGGTTATCCGGAGTGGTTGCGACGTACCACCCCCACCACCGCTGCGAGTGGAGGACCGTGATGGTTCGGCGTGGGGTGCGTGGATCGGTCGATGGCACGGTCGCGTCTGGCCGAGTGGAGAGTGATCGGGTGGGGGAGTGATCGGGTGGGGGAGTGATCGGGTGGGGGGGTAAGCGGGTGGGGGAGTGAGCGGGTGGGGAGAGTGAGAGAGTGGGGAGAGAGACACCACCGTTGCGAGTGAAGCGTGGATAGGGTGGGGCAGGGTCCGTGGGTCGTGGCCGCGGCGGGGTTCTCGTCGAAATGACGTCTTCACCTGCAACGGTGGTGGGGGGTTCGGAGGAGACGGCCGTCAGAAGCCCTCTCGAACCTGATTCTACTACCCGACGCTGTTCGCGCGCTGGCCAGCCTATCGAACGTGTCACCGCTTCACTCGAAACACCGGTGTGCTCGCACGTGACCCCTAGCCCAACACCCGCTTCACACGAAACGACGGTGTCTCTCACCTCCCTCTGCGAACGACTGACGAACCAACTCGACCCCTTACACACGTCATCTTCACCTCAATTCCCATCTCAAATACGTTGCATCTCAAATACGTTGTATTCCTAGTCTACTACTACAACTAGCTAGACAATCAACGACAACGACGAACCAAACTGTGCTAGCTAATGACGACCAAAGTACCGCGGAGGGGGCGGCTGTCTGGCCCAGTTCGGGTCTTCACTCGAATCACGTGAATCACGTGAAAAGGCGGTCGTTAAATAGGGGGAGTGCTACCGTCCGAGTCATGCGTCGGTTCGAGCGGAAGCGGACGATATTCGCCAACAAGGACGCCCTCCGCGAGAGCTATCAGCCTGACCGCATCCAGGAGCGCGACGAAGAGATCGACGCGTACATGGACGCCCTCCAGCCCGTCATCGACGGCTGGGAGCCCAACAACATCTTCCTCTACGGGAACACCGGCGTCGGGAAGACCGCCGTCACCGAGTACCTCCTCGACCGACTCCGCGAGGACGCGAGCGGCTACGACGACATCGACCTCTCCGTCCTCACCCTCAACTGCAAACCGCTCTCCTCGTCGTACCAGGTCGCCGTTGAGCTCGTGAACGAACTTCGGCCCGACGGCGGCGAGATATCCACGACCGGCTACCCCCAGCAGACGGTGTTCAACAAACTCTACGAGGAGATCGACGACGTCGGCGGCACCGTCCTCCTCGTCCTCGACGAGATCGACTCGATCGGCGAGAAGGACGAATTGCTGTACGAGCTCCCGCGAGCGCGCTCGAAGGGCGACCTGGAGGAGGCGAAGGTCGGCATCATCGGCATCTCGAACGACTTCAAGTTCCGCGATCAGCTCGACCCACGAGTGCAGGACACGCTCTGCGAGCGCGAACTCCAGTTCCCGCCGTACAACGCCCAGGAGCTCTCGAACATCCTCAGTTCGCGTGCGGAGATCGCGCTCCGCGAGGACGTCTACGACGACGCCGTCGTCCGCCTGTGCGCGGCACTCGCCGCGAAGGACCGCGGGAGTGCGCGGCAGGCACTGGACCTCCTCCTGCTCGCCGGCGAGCAAGCACAGAACAGCGGCGACGACTTCCTCGAGGAACGCCACGTCGAGCAGGCCCAGCACGAACTCGAACGCGAACGCGTCGAGGAGGGCATTCGACAGCTCACTCAGCACGGCCACCTCGCGCTGCTCGCCGTCGTCTCTCTCGCTCGCGCCGGCCGCACGCCCGAGCGCTCGCGGAACATCTACGACCGCTACCTCGACGTCTGCGACGCGATGGGCGTCGACAGTCTCGCGCAGCGGAGCGTCCACAATCACCTCTCGGACCTCCGGATGCTCGGCATCCTCACCGCTCGCGAGAACCGGTCGGGGAGCCGCGGGAACTTCTACAGTTACGAACTCGACGTCCCACTCGAGTCCGCGAGCCGCGCACTCGAGGACGAACTCGGAATCGAGGACGGCCTCGAGCAGACCACGCAGGTCGCACTCGGCGACCACGGCGCCTGATCGGCTCCCCCTGATCCGTCGTCCGACGGCCCCGCCCGCCAGGAAAATGTTTACTACGTGACTGCTCGTACCGGCGACCGATGACACAGCGATTTCTCGTCTTCGGGGACCATCACGGCGACACGGAATCGCTCCGGCGACTCCTCGACGACGTCGAGGGCGAGACGTTCGACTTCGCCGTCCACGTCGGCGACTTCACGAACGCGGTACGGACGGACCGGCCGACTGCGGCCCAGCAGCTCGAAGCGGTCGAACCGCACCTCGAAGCCATCGCCGAACACGCCCGTCACGGCCTCGTGTGGGTGTACGGGAACCGCGATCGCTTCGGTGACTTCGAGTACGATCTGGACGTCGGCACGCGAATTCCGGAGGAGGGCTGCGTCTCGGTCGGCGGGCAGCGGTTCACGAACTCGATCTCCGCCGTCGAGTCCGACGTGGTACTCGTCACGCACATGGAGCGGTGGCGGCTCGTCGATCACTTCGACGGCCGCGCGCACTTCTGTGGGAACACCCACCTCGGCCGGCACGTCGACCGACGCCTCAACTCGGCGTTCCTCCAGTACACGAACCCGGAGACGGGCGAACAGCGCTTCGGCGGGTACTTCGTCGTCGACGTCGACGACGCACCACCGTTCGACGTCGAGATGCGAGAGATCGATCACCTCGACCGGATCGAGTGCGACGAGCACGACGAACGCGGCGTCCAGTACCAGGCCGCGTTCGACGGCTGCACGTACTGCGCCGAGCCTCGCATCCTCATGCGGGAGATGGCCGCGTCCGCGTTCTACGGCATCACCCGTGGAGCGGAAGGGGCTACAGTCGAGGTTGACGCGCTCGTCGACGCAGCAGTCGGCCTCTGGGACGACCCACCGGACGGGTTCCGAACGGAGTTCCGCGCGTACCTCGAGGAGGTCGAGTCGGACCGGTACGCGCCGCTCGCGCTCGGCGACGACGGCGGCCTCGTGCTCGCTGCGGAGAGCTACGCGTACTGACGGGCTCCAACGGGACTCGCCGTCGGGCGATCCGGCAGCGACGCACCCACCACTCTTTCACGTGAACGGCTCGTCGGCTCCGGAGGCTGACGGACCGTCCCGCGAGGATCTCTCACAGACCCAGATCGTGGCGACCGAAAGAAGACGACCGACCGCCATTGCGTTCGCTCAGAGGTCCATGCCGCCGTTGACGTCGATGACCTCGCCCGTGATGTAGCTCGACTGTTCCGTCGCGAGGAAGCGGACCGTGCACGCGATGTCCTCGATCTCGGCGAAGCGCTCCAGCGGTATCTGGGCGACGATGCGCTCCTGCACGTCCTCGGGGACCTCCGCGAGCATGTCGGTGCGCGTGAACCCGGGGGCGACGCAGTTCGCCGTCGACCCGCCCGAGGCGAGCTCGATGGCGATGGTACGCGTGAACCCGAACACGCCGGCTTTCGCGGCGGCGTAGTTCGCCTGCCCGAAGTTCCCCTGCTTCCCGACGATGCTCGAGATGTTGATGAGTCGTCCCTCGTCGGCGTTCCAGATGTCGTCGTAGAACGTCTGCGTGCAGTTGAACAGTCCGCCGAGATTCACGTCCATCACCTGGTCCCACTCCTCGCGCGTCATGTTCACGAATCGCGTGTCCTGCGTGATGCCGGCGTTGTTCACGAGGACGTCGACCGACCCGAACTCGTCGTGCGCGAGCTCGCGCATCGCCTCCACCTCGTCGCGGTCGCAGACGTCAGCCTTCGCCGTCACGGCGTTCCCGCCCTTCTCGCGGATGGCGTTCGCGGTCTCCTCGGCCGCCTGGTCGGACGACCGGTAGTTCACGACGACGTTCGCCCCTCGCTCCCCGAGGTGCTCGGCGATGCCGCGTCCGATGCCACGCCCCGAACCCGTGATGACACAGGTGCGTCCTTCCATAGACATGCGTTGAGATGCGAGTCACCGATGGTGACCCGCGGGTACGTG is part of the Halorubellus sp. JP-L1 genome and harbors:
- a CDS encoding nucleic acid-binding protein, translated to MSGDDLTAYVCTNGHATFPGHQRCPECGAVQSTTLDLSETRASVVTWTTSMATPPGVREPNHLAIVEFDLDAALDGSSGFTPGTVEGPVRTLAQLTSEDVESGDVVEPTYVEELREPGAGIREPDSQSWDGYRFQPVDD
- a CDS encoding orc1/cdc6 family replication initiation protein, which codes for MRRFERKRTIFANKDALRESYQPDRIQERDEEIDAYMDALQPVIDGWEPNNIFLYGNTGVGKTAVTEYLLDRLREDASGYDDIDLSVLTLNCKPLSSSYQVAVELVNELRPDGGEISTTGYPQQTVFNKLYEEIDDVGGTVLLVLDEIDSIGEKDELLYELPRARSKGDLEEAKVGIIGISNDFKFRDQLDPRVQDTLCERELQFPPYNAQELSNILSSRAEIALREDVYDDAVVRLCAALAAKDRGSARQALDLLLLAGEQAQNSGDDFLEERHVEQAQHELERERVEEGIRQLTQHGHLALLAVVSLARAGRTPERSRNIYDRYLDVCDAMGVDSLAQRSVHNHLSDLRMLGILTARENRSGSRGNFYSYELDVPLESASRALEDELGIEDGLEQTTQVALGDHGA
- a CDS encoding metallophosphoesterase, with the translated sequence MTQRFLVFGDHHGDTESLRRLLDDVEGETFDFAVHVGDFTNAVRTDRPTAAQQLEAVEPHLEAIAEHARHGLVWVYGNRDRFGDFEYDLDVGTRIPEEGCVSVGGQRFTNSISAVESDVVLVTHMERWRLVDHFDGRAHFCGNTHLGRHVDRRLNSAFLQYTNPETGEQRFGGYFVVDVDDAPPFDVEMREIDHLDRIECDEHDERGVQYQAAFDGCTYCAEPRILMREMAASAFYGITRGAEGATVEVDALVDAAVGLWDDPPDGFRTEFRAYLEEVESDRYAPLALGDDGGLVLAAESYAY
- a CDS encoding NAD(P)H-hydrate epimerase produces the protein MTRGVENDPEGTDEESCVHPSFATTRGVPVPAVTADEMREVDRVAVEDVGLSLPSMLENAGRNLAKASRAVVGDRPQRAFVAAGGGANGGGGLAAARHLENHGTDVTVALDRAHSELEAAPAAQADALDGTDATLVDATDDVVDAAVDAVLDADVAIDALVGYGLADALEGPAGDLAQVVDQGAKRALSLDVPSGFDATTGEAPGRAVHPNATLALALPKTGLDSVPGDLLLGDVGIPVGVYERAGVPAPDPSVFGSQYVVALTAVED
- the fabG gene encoding 3-oxoacyl-[acyl-carrier-protein] reductase, producing the protein MSMEGRTCVITGSGRGIGRGIAEHLGERGANVVVNYRSSDQAAEETANAIREKGGNAVTAKADVCDRDEVEAMRELAHDEFGSVDVLVNNAGITQDTRFVNMTREEWDQVMDVNLGGLFNCTQTFYDDIWNADEGRLINISSIVGKQGNFGQANYAAAKAGVFGFTRTIAIELASGGSTANCVAPGFTRTDMLAEVPEDVQERIVAQIPLERFAEIEDIACTVRFLATEQSSYITGEVIDVNGGMDL
- a CDS encoding thiolase family protein, which encodes MRDVAIIGASMTQFGQRDAWIRELLAQAGDACLEDAGVEPSTLDHLYVSNMASGEFEGMTGVPNSLAHDLGCLGAYTQRVDQTSSSGGAGIYAAWQSIASGASDATLLVGGEKMTHQTTAESTDVIASITHPVEYKHGVTLPSFAGLTARHYLERFDAPRESLAKVAVKNHENGTRNPHAQFRKEVGLETVMESPIVADPLRLYDFCPITDGSAALMFVPVDEAESYVDGPEDYAVVSGVAGATDTHVVHEREDPTVMGGVVESGERAFDMANLDPGDVDVAELHDMFTILEFLQMEGLGFAAHGEAWKRVEAGDTKMDGDLPVNTSGGLKSKGHPLGASGVAQGVEIYEQIVGEAGPRQVDADVAVACNVGGFGNCVITTILEAAA